The DNA sequence CTAGAGCTTCTATGATTTCGGCTATCTTATTTTTTTCAGTATAGGCTATGTACTCAGACACTTCTTCTAAAGGAGTCACTCCTAAAACCGCTTCTCTCAAGGGATTGTCATCCAAAAATTCTGAACTACTAAATCCTGTCAAGACAAAGACCAAGGCATCCCACATTTTGTCAATATCTAGTAAGATATCATGACTATCAGCGGAATCCTCTGCAAAATCTAACAAGTCATCTTCTTGATTGGAAAGACCTTTTATTTGATCTAATTCATCGTCTGGTAAATATTGATAATTGGCAATCATTCCCATGATTTTACTCCTTTGAATCAGTTAGTATTATACGGATCTTTCTAGCTCTATTTCCCTAGAAAATGCTATAATGGAGCTAAGAAATTGTTTTATTGAATGTTAAATAGGGGGAAATAGTAATGTTCACTAGTATTGTTTTGGGTTTTTATGCTCTTTTCTTTCTATCCTTGTCCTTTACTATCTATCTCTATATCAGACTTGTAGTTGCGGTCAGACAAGGGAAAGATGTCCCAAAATGGATCTATAAACTCGGCCATGCCATTCAAGGTAGAATTCACGTTGACTATGAAGAAATCACAGATGCTAATGCCCTTAAAGAGATTCATTGGTTCTTGCTGATCTATTTAATCGTAAATCTACTGGTATTGGCTGGCTTCTACTATCATGGCAATAGCTTTCCGCAAGCAATTTATGAATGTTTGAAAAAACAATTTTTTATCGTACTTGTTAGTATGGTTTTAAAAAGTATTGGTAAATTTATTGTACTAGCTATAAGAAAAAACTTTCATAACAGTCATGCTTATGCATCAACCAACGCTTTTGTCGGGACAGCCTTTTTAACGAGTTATGTTTTTATGTTTTGCATGATGATGAGTGGTCTTCCAGCTCAACCTGTTCCAGTAACCATTCAAGATACCACTGTCATTATCGGGGAGAGCAAGGCTTCCGAGCTTTTAGAGCAAGGTTTCACCTTCGAAGATAAAGGTGCAAATAGTCCTATCACCAATCCAAAAAACGACCATTTCTACTACGGCCAGCTTCTCGAAATCAAGCGTGAAGATCAGTCCTATGGTTTTATGATCCTTACTCCTACTGGCAAAGATACTGATCAACTCAAAAACTGTGTCATTACCTACTATAGAACGCCTAAGGATGCCCATCAATTGCAGGGAATTTCTATCAATCATGTCAGTTTAGCAAATCTCAAGCTCCAAGATTTTCAAACAAGAAAATTAATCGATATCTTTGAAGTCAATCCTGCTGATTACAATGTCGCTGAGACTGACTCAAACTACATCCTAACCATTCAAACGGCAGATTACGACCTCTGGAAAAGATACAGGATTGAAGCCAAGATCAATTCAGATGGTTCCATAGATAGTTATGGTGTTAGAGCTCAACACAGTATGTGGGAATGATTGACCATTTTCCCCTTTATCACATAAGCATTAAACTGAAAAAACATCATCGACAAGTTTATAGGTTTCGATGCGAAGGCCAGAAGAGCCCATATCTCTAGTGATTTCTTCATAAATATCTTCTAAATTTTGGGCTGGTGCTAGCATCCAAAGACTAAAAGGTCTAAGTTTCACCTGTCCAATTTTTTCAATATTATCTAATAATTGCCCTAAATCTTTGTGATTGAACCAGCAATCTGTAACGAGAGCAAACTTTGTATTGTCCATCTTACAGGAGATATGACTGGTCAAAAAATCATCGATGGTGGGCCGTTTTGTTTGTAAGAGGCGCGTGCAAGCCAGATGGTACTCAAGCTTTCTAGGACTCTGATCAACCATAGGTACAAAGACAAGACCATACTCATCTTGGAACTTAACAGCAAGGATATCCCCTTCTTCAAAATAAGGTTTGCGTTTAGTTTTGGTTTTAGGGACCTTTAGAGGTCTAGGATTTTCAGTTTGCAACTGAACTGCAAGTTTTTCCAAGACCTTCTGCCTTTGCTTCAAAGCCTTTGGATCTATTTCCAACCAAAATGGATCAGCCCCTTTTTTGATAAGCTCTAATGTTTTATCTCTGATGTCGTCTGTCAGGTGACCAATCTTCCACAGTGAGTAGGCAAGAGCTGTCCAATAAATTTCTGTAAAAAAGTCTGTTTGACAGTAATCTTTTTCCGCATCGAGAATATCCTTGATGATATTTGCTACATGTTCACCATCTCTATAGCGACCAACCACCTCATTGTAAATGTCATAACCTTGATCACTGTCAATGATTTTAACGCCATCAATAGCCATACTCAACTCCTAATGCTCAATCAACATCTTATTGATAAATCTCAAAACTTATTTAATCTTATGCTTGTTCATTTTCTCTTGGAAAATATCTGTAAGAATTTGTCGCAATTCTTGAGCTTCCTTTTCAGGAAGTTGGCCTTCTTGTTCAGCTACAGCATACAACTCTGGATACTCAAGCGAGATTCTCTTAACAGTACGTGTAATGGCATGTTTTCTAACAAAAAATGGAATCCGTTTAATCATATCTTGAGGAATTAATGCGATAATCTTATCGGCAGTTTCCTTATCGTTAAGCTTAGAGAAAGTGAGTCCCTTTTTAATCATCTCTTGTTCTTTTTCTGTAAAATCTTTAATATCCATTGTGTCTCCTTATGAGTATTTTATTTACTTCTATTATATTATTTTTTTAATTGGTCGAATGAAAAATCTCTATAAATCCTCTCTTGCCCAAGAACAGAATCTGTTGTAACAGGTAGTTTTTCCAGCAAATTTTGGATATCAATATCATTGGGAAGAGGATTAAATTCTCCCAGACTATTTTCCTGAAGATGTGCTGCAAAGATAAACTCTCCCTTTTCCCAATCCATAGCACAATCATTGATAACATCCACCGGCGACAGATCCAGTAGTTCTTGCTCTTGCGATATAAAAGTTTCGTAGATAAACTCAAAAATAGCTTCCTTATCAATTTTTACAACTCTTAATGTATATTCATCCATGCTTGCTGTCCTCTAATCATATCAATTTAACTATCATTCGGTTGGTAACTTCTTATCCCACTCTTTAGGCAAAACATCCCCAAAATACTATTTTTAGAGTTGAACCCACTTATCATTATCCATAATAAAAGACTTCGCTAGACCTTCACCTGTATAGTTTTCGTATTTTGTATCTAGATATTTGTAGCAATCTTCCTTGGTTGCAAATTTGATAGCTTGATAAGGCTCCTCAAAGGTTAACTTTTCGACAAAGAGATAACCGTCCTCGCTTGGCACAAGTATGCCGACATGACCGATAAAGAGAGATTGACCATCCAAGTCATCATGAACTACAACAGACAGCATTCGAGCATTTTCATTAAACTTGAATTGAGAAAGGAATTGTTCCATCTTTGCAGCATGCACCTTAACATCTGTCGTTGCTTCGGTCTTGACTCTTGAGAATAAAATATCAAAAGCATCCTTGTCTTCTGCATCAAAGACCTTACCTTTGTCAATGGCATCATTATCGACAAACAAGAGAGAATCATCTTTCTCTAATTTAGGAATTTCGATAGAATTTTTTAATAAACAATAACTGTTAATACGACAGTTGATACCGACAAAATCACCCTTTTTAGGCGTCCAAAGATTGCTTATCTTTTCAACATCATAGTCTGTTTTGGTAAATGTAGAAAAATCTCCAGTTAAGCCTACTGAACCGACAGTCGCGTTGTAATCATTGACAAGGTTGAAAAATGCATCGACACTATCTTTATCCAAATGTGCAGCCAAGGCTTTTCGAACTTCTTCTGAACTTTCCTTGCTATTGAGGTTGCTATAGGTTCCTTAACCACCTTAGTAGTTGAACTATTCTGTTTTTCCGTAGATTGGTTTTGGTTTGTACCACAGGCAGCTAAAGTAAAGAAAGCTAAACCACAGCAGCTCATTAATCTGATTTTTTTAGATACTTTCATAAAATATTTTCTTATTTACTAAGATTTTTCAGGTCGATTAGCTTCTCTTATATTATAGTTCAAATTTATTTTAAGTCCAAGCATTTTGCTGAATAAAGTAGATTTTAAATCATTAAAAAGGAAGCTGGCACACAGCACGCTCCCTAATAAGTGAAATATCTATGAAATCTTTAATTTTAGTCACCTTTTAGCTGTACCTGTGTATGTGCTATAAGGTCACCTAGATGTCGCTTATCCTTCCTGAAAACCATCATTACAAGTAGGGCAACTGCGAGGAGAGTAGCTAAAAACGAGAGAATAATAGATAAGGAATCAAACTCACTATAGAAACCATGTATCGTGCCCATATGACCTATTTGCCAAGGAAAAAATTTAATGGTGTTTCTAAGCAAGCTAGCTTGCACTGTTTTTTTCTTGTAAACCAATTGAAGTCCTGCTTTCGCCTTCCCGAAACTCCCATTTTTTGTATAATCTAAGAATGTAAAAAGTAGAATGATTGGCAAAACAGAGGTAAAAAATACAAGACACTGCGACTGAATTTCTGTAAACTCTGGAATACCATTAAAAAAAATAGTGTAAAAAAGCATAGAACCCAAAAACAGAAGTGCTAAATAAGCTAGAATGAAAAGATAATCAAATAGTAATTCAATCATTCTTTTTTTAAACGAAATAGAATTAATTGCTAAAATCTTCCTCATCATCTCCTCCTTTGTTATCTACTATTCTTTTCAAAAGTTTTATTCTTTCGGTTGAGAATAGACTTCGATATGCTGACCTAGTACCTTGATTTCTACAGGTAGATTATCGGATTTGTCACCATCAACATCCGTTTCCAATTCACTATCTGAAGAGATTTTTATATGTCGAGCTTTCAGATACTCTATATTGTCATTTACGACAACATCCCCTTTTAATAAATCAGGGATAACTGACAATTTAGTAAGAATTGACGCATCTTTTAGAATCAAAATATTAGCATAACCATCCTTGTCTTCATCAAAGATTTTTTTGTCAGCGAAATAATTTGTGAGGAGAACTAAAACATGACTGGCTGGGCCAATGTAATTACCATTATCAGTCTCAACTGTAATGTTAAATGCTTGATCTGTAACCACAGACTTCATGGTATTAATCGCATAGGCGAGCATACCAAACTTTGTTTTATCTTCTATCCCAACGTTGTGGATAGCTTCTGGCAAAGAGCCAATACTAAAGATATAACCAAAATAATTTCCATTTGATTTTCCAATATCAATCTTGTTTGTAGAACTGAAATCAAGCTCGTCAATAGCACTATCAATATCCTGAGAGATTTCTAATAGTTTCGTAATGAGATTTCCAGTTCCCCCTGGGATAATCGCCAGTTTAGGAATATAGTCTTTTTCAGCGATACCGGAAATTACTTCATTGACGGTTCCATCTCCACCAAAAACAAGAACAGCATCATAGTGCTCCTGAGAAGCTTCTTCTGCAAAGTTTGTGGCGTCTTGTGCTTTCTCCGTAATTTTAATTTCCACATCTTCAAAATAGTCTCTAGCTTTATTCTCCAGTTTCACCTTATAATCCAAGGCTTTTTCACCTCCAGATGTTGGATTGATGATTACCATAATTTTTTTCATTTATTGTTCTCCTGTCATTAGATTTTCTTACTTTAACTAACCATCTCAAGTTTGGTCCATATAAATTTTGATCGCTTGGTATTCCTGCTCTTTAGCATAGGCAAACACCTCTGAAGCTCTAATGTAATCAAAGATATTTTCCTCTAAATCTTCATCCCAGATTGATTCATGAAATATTTCATTCTCTTGACATGATTCATAGAAAATATCGAGGTGAACCTGATAAAACTCTTCATCTTCATTTGGAGCTTGCCTTACTAAAGATAGTTGAAACATTGGCTTATCAGATATAGCTGTAAATGTCCCTGTTTCAAATAAAATCATCTCATCCTCAATAGGCTCACGACACAAGTCTTCAAAGATTGCTACCATTTCCTCTAAGGGCATCTTATCGGTGATTCTTTCTCTTAAAAATTCAAGTGATTGCTTCATATTTTTTCTCTTTCTAGATGTTTTCGTTCTTAGAATAATTCTATTAAAAAATTGAATCCCTACACCTTTTATTATACTACATAAACAGAAAAAAGACCTAACCAGCGGGCCCTTACCTTTGTCTCAGTCTAGATCTTTTTGATAATCGGAATAGCCACTGTAAAGACGTCTATCCCAAAATTAATTCCTTGTACTTGGTAGTGATAGATTGGGGCTAAGCAAAATTTAAAACTCACAGATACAACTTTCATCTCACATTCTTTAGAAATTCTCACGATTAACTTCTTCAAAATAGTCATCCAGATGATGGTAGATTTGCATATCTTCTTCTGAACCATCTTGCAAAACTGCAAATACCTTCACTTTATCATCATTGACAAATACGAAATTATGTTCACCAAAATAAGCCTGATAACCCTTGTCAACTAAGGTCCAAAGTTCATCTTTTGTTAAACCAAAAATATCTTTTTTTACAAGATAGGTTTTCCCGATTTCCATTTTCATGATAGATATTTATCCTTAAGAAGCTAGATAGTGCTAGATGTTTCTCTTTACTGCTCAATCCGTCTACTAAAGCAGTGGCATACACTCACAAAGAACTTTGGTTGACTATTGAATATCTTCCATCGCTTCTTTCACATATCCTTCGACATCTTCAATCTCTACAAACAACGGGTCTAAGTGACATAGGAAGTGCCAATCTTCGGTGTCGCGTTTTCTGTAGACAATCGCTTCACCGTCTTCACTTCCGAAAAAGCTTCTGTCGACTTCGTACCCTTTGCTTTCTAAGAAAGCTTTTGCCTTGCGGAAGTTTGCTTCTCTGGCTTCGACATAAGCTTTCACTTCATCGTTGTTAACGACATACGCGTCTACTTTTGTAGCTCCTTCGATCACTTTATCGTTTTTAAAGGATAGATTCGAAACCTCTTTCCAAATAATGTCCACATTTTCCTCAGAATTAAACGAAAACCTAGATAAAGGGACAATATTTCCGTTAAAGACAATCTCCATATAATCCGGTAGATTTTTTGAATTAAAATATTCCACTTCAAAACCATCTTCGTTTTCTAATGTATACCCAGGGATTTGAGTTACAAATTCCCGTCCTTTTTCTAAAGTCTCAAATAAGACTAAATCCTTTGAATAATTGTTTTGGTACAATTCTAATAGATACATCATTAATCCTTCCAATATTTGGATAGATGATAGTTTTTTAGCAAACTAATATACTTAACACGTGAGGATAGAGATTCAAGCATTCTTTTTTACTAAATAGGATTGATTGCTAAAAATTTCACCAGCTTACCTCCTCTTATCTCATCCTCAATTATAACACGTTTCCACTCACATATCAGATATTTATTATCGGACCAAATAACCTTTTGAAATAGAAAACAAGCTCACCAATTCATCAAGTCTATATTTTTTATGAGATTCTTCATTAATGCTAAAAGCTTTTCAGTTTAAATTTTATTAAAAATCCTTGTTTATGACCTTACGTCATGATTCCGGAAGGCTATATGACAGTTGGGAAAGCAGCTAAGAAAATGGGAGTTACCGTCCGTACTCTTCAATACTACGATAGAGAAGGATTACTTCATCCATCAGCAGAAAGCGATGGAGGGCGTAGGCTTTATAACGATAAAGATTTAGTGTTGCTCCATCAGATAATATCAATGAAATCATTGGGCTTTTCTTTGACTGATATAAAGGAAAGGTTAATCTCTTTGAAAACACCTGATGATGTCGCAAATGCTCTTACCGAGCAGGCGGATGCCATACGTATAAATATTAAACAACTTAAGGATTCTTTGGAAGCAATAGAACAGTTAAAAACAGAAGTTTTACAGATGCAAACGGTTAATTTTAAGAAGTATGCTGGTATTATTGTTAATCTACAGATGAAGAATGAGTCATACTCTTTAATTAAGCGCTTTGATGATGATACACTCGATTATATACGGAGTCGATTTGACAAAAAAAGTGACTTTGAATTTATGAATAGGTTGAATAACCTAAGTGATGAAATTGTGCAACTTCAGGAGAAAAACGTATCAGCTGATAGCGAACAATGCCAACAAGTTGTTCAAGAATACTGGGGCTTGATTATGGAGTTTACAAATGGAGATATGACTATGCTTCCGAAGTTGATGGAAGTCGGTAATATTGATACCGCCACTAACGCTTGGGAAGAAAAACAAAAGATCGTTAATGATTATTTAGAGCCAGCCTTGCAAGTTTATTTTTCAAGACTTGGAACCAATCCCTTTGAGGAGGTGTAACCATGAAATACGCAATAGAAGTTCGTGAACTAAATAAAAATTACGGTTGTCATAAGATCTTAAAAGGTCTTAATTTTCAAATCGTAAAAGGAGAAATTTTCGCTTTACTCGGTGTGAATGGAGCTGGGAAAACAACAACACTTGAATGTATCGAAGGACTGAGAAAATATGATGGAGGCACTATTGTTGTAAACGGCAAAATGGGAATTCAACTGCAGTCATCTTCTTTGCCTGCCCATATCAAACCCATGGAAGCGATAAAGCTCTTTGCAAAATGGAATCATACAAAAATTGATGATGATATGCTTAAAGCTCTGGAAATAAAAGAAATTGAGAAGTTACAATACCTGCAATTATCCACGGGACAAAAAAGAAGACTACATCTCACTCTTGCACTTATCGGCAATCCCGATATTATTTTCCTCGATGAACCGACAGCGGGACTTGATGTTGAAGCAAGACTATCCCTCCACGAACAAATACGGAATCTCAAATCACAAGGGAAAACAATCATTTTGGCAAGTCATGATATGGCTGAGGTTGAGACCTTATGTGACCGCATTGCTATTTTGAACAATGGAAAGATTGTCTTTTGTGGCACTCCTTCAGAACTGACAGACAAGGTTGGAAGAAGATACTATATCCATTTAAAGACTCAAGAGGGAGTGAAGTCTTTTGAAACGACTAATATTGAGGATACCTTAATTTCATTATTGCAAGAATGCAAGCAGAAAAAAATCCGGATATTGGATATTAAGGTTGATCGTGGCACCTTGGAACAGCATTTCATCAAAATTGCAAGGAGGGAATCAGAATGAACTGTTTTCTATATAGTTTAGTATTACAGTGGAAATTAGATATACGAAGCAAATCTCTCTTGGTTACTTTCTATATTGTACCGTTTGTTTTCTTTCTTATCATGGGTGGTATTTTTACTTCCGTTATGCCTGGGATGGGAAGTACGCTCATACAATCTATGATAGTCATGAGTGTCTCAATGGGGGCCTTTCTTGGCTTGCCCCCTTCATTAGTTGAAATTTATGGAAGCGACATTAAAAAAATTTATAATGCAAATGGAGTGCCTATTTATTTAGGATTGCTAACTATGGTTCTCTCGGCTTTTGTCCATTTGATAATGACCAGCATTGTGATCCTACTACTTGCCCCTATTTTATTTAAAGCAAGTCTACCGACTCAACTTCCATTTTTCTTACTTTCGCTAACCATCTATATTGTTGTATCATTGAGTATTGGAAGTATACTGGGACTTACTTTAAAAAACCAGGCAAAGCTAACCATGTTAGCTCAACTTGTATTTTTGCCTTCAATTATGCTTTCAGGGATTATGTTTCCCATTAGTTTGCTCCCTGATTTTCTTCAAGTAATAGGCCATGTTTTTCCGGCTTATTGGGGATACCGTTTGATGTTAGATAAAGGGCTTCGACTTGCAAATCTATGGTATTTGATTCTGCTAACTTGTATAGCAGTAATAACATGCATTTTACTAATGAATAAACAAAAATCTGAGTAAATACCTAAATCGAGCAAAATGGATTAATTGCGCATTAAGTTAAAAGCAAAAAGCGATGAGATAACAAATAATCTCGTCGCTTTGCTGTTTTTTTTCAGTAGTCAAGCTCATACCTTCGTCAAGTTTGTTTCTGCCTTTTCTTCTCAAAAGGTGATAACTCTTTACCCTAGTATTTGCTCAACTTCCTTAATCTTATTTTTCAGAGTTTAATACTGACTAATTAGTATCCGTTATGATATTGAAACTTCTTTCTCCCACCGTCTAAGCACCTCTTTCAAAGGCTCATCTAGATAGCTTAAGGCCTTATCCTTAATCCACTCAGGAATTCCATAAGCTGCCTCGGCGATACTTCCTGTGATTGCTGCAAGAGTGTCGCTGTCCCCACCAAGAGAAATCGCATTTCGAATCGCATCTTCAAAATCTGTACTTTCTAGAAAAGCAACGATGGCCTGAGGAACCGTATCCTGACACGTTTCATTGAAACGGTACGTAGGACGGATGTCATCTAGAGATTGAGAAAGGTTATACCCATACTCTTTCTCGATGTATTCCTTTATTCGTCTTTTACACTCTGTAGGATTGCTGTTGATTGGTTGCTCATAATCCCCACAATAACCTCCAAAGTAATAACGACACAGAAAGATCGCATCAGTTGTCGCCATGGCTCCCTTGATACCTTCAGGATGATTATGGGTGACTTCTGCAGAAAGTCGTGCAAGCTCTCTAGTTGATGGCGTCATACCAGTTCTCGCACAAAAACCGCAGTCCATGACCCAAGCACATGGAGAAACACGCATAGCAGATCCATTGCCAAAGCTATTATAAGGGGAGCGGTCATTACTATGAATCCATGCATCAAACCTAGCACCATAACCAGCATCAGGATACATCCTACCATATTTCTTCATGGAATCAATAAAGTCATCCTTCTGTCCACCGTTCATGATTGCTTCTGCCACAGCACAGGTCATCACCGTATCATCTGTGAAAAAGCAGTCATCCCTAAACAAGGGAAAATCCTTCGTTTTAATATTATCCCATTCGTAAACAGAACCAACAATGTCTCCAACT is a window from the Streptococcus oralis genome containing:
- a CDS encoding YfbM family protein — protein: MGMIANYQYLPDDELDQIKGLSNQEDDLLDFAEDSADSHDILLDIDKMWDALVFVLTGFSSSEFLDDNPLREAVLGVTPLEEVSEYIAYTEKNKIAEIIEALESFDMHRALEDFSMEACKKADLYPDIWDYLEEEEEIKDEIRISFVNMKEFYKKILELNGNVLVTIC
- a CDS encoding RDD family protein yields the protein MRKILAINSISFKKRMIELLFDYLFILAYLALLFLGSMLFYTIFFNGIPEFTEIQSQCLVFFTSVLPIILLFTFLDYTKNGSFGKAKAGLQLVYKKKTVQASLLRNTIKFFPWQIGHMGTIHGFYSEFDSLSIILSFLATLLAVALLVMMVFRKDKRHLGDLIAHTQVQLKGD
- a CDS encoding diacylglycerol/lipid kinase family protein is translated as MKKIMVIINPTSGGEKALDYKVKLENKARDYFEDVEIKITEKAQDATNFAEEASQEHYDAVLVFGGDGTVNEVISGIAEKDYIPKLAIIPGGTGNLITKLLEISQDIDSAIDELDFSSTNKIDIGKSNGNYFGYIFSIGSLPEAIHNVGIEDKTKFGMLAYAINTMKSVVTDQAFNITVETDNGNYIGPASHVLVLLTNYFADKKIFDEDKDGYANILILKDASILTKLSVIPDLLKGDVVVNDNIEYLKARHIKISSDSELETDVDGDKSDNLPVEIKVLGQHIEVYSQPKE
- a CDS encoding phosphohydrolase yields the protein MKMEIGKTYLVKKDIFGLTKDELWTLVDKGYQAYFGEHNFVFVNDDKVKVFAVLQDGSEEDMQIYHHLDDYFEEVNRENF
- a CDS encoding MerR family transcriptional regulator; this translates as MTVGKAAKKMGVTVRTLQYYDREGLLHPSAESDGGRRLYNDKDLVLLHQIISMKSLGFSLTDIKERLISLKTPDDVANALTEQADAIRINIKQLKDSLEAIEQLKTEVLQMQTVNFKKYAGIIVNLQMKNESYSLIKRFDDDTLDYIRSRFDKKSDFEFMNRLNNLSDEIVQLQEKNVSADSEQCQQVVQEYWGLIMEFTNGDMTMLPKLMEVGNIDTATNAWEEKQKIVNDYLEPALQVYFSRLGTNPFEEV
- a CDS encoding ABC transporter ATP-binding protein, whose translation is MKYAIEVRELNKNYGCHKILKGLNFQIVKGEIFALLGVNGAGKTTTLECIEGLRKYDGGTIVVNGKMGIQLQSSSLPAHIKPMEAIKLFAKWNHTKIDDDMLKALEIKEIEKLQYLQLSTGQKRRLHLTLALIGNPDIIFLDEPTAGLDVEARLSLHEQIRNLKSQGKTIILASHDMAEVETLCDRIAILNNGKIVFCGTPSELTDKVGRRYYIHLKTQEGVKSFETTNIEDTLISLLQECKQKKIRILDIKVDRGTLEQHFIKIARRESE
- a CDS encoding ABC transporter permease, which gives rise to MNCFLYSLVLQWKLDIRSKSLLVTFYIVPFVFFLIMGGIFTSVMPGMGSTLIQSMIVMSVSMGAFLGLPPSLVEIYGSDIKKIYNANGVPIYLGLLTMVLSAFVHLIMTSIVILLLAPILFKASLPTQLPFFLLSLTIYIVVSLSIGSILGLTLKNQAKLTMLAQLVFLPSIMLSGIMFPISLLPDFLQVIGHVFPAYWGYRLMLDKGLRLANLWYLILLTCIAVITCILLMNKQKSE
- a CDS encoding ADP-ribosylglycohydrolase family protein, yielding MLGAIVGDIVGSVYEWDNIKTKDFPLFRDDCFFTDDTVMTCAVAEAIMNGGQKDDFIDSMKKYGRMYPDAGYGARFDAWIHSNDRSPYNSFGNGSAMRVSPCAWVMDCGFCARTGMTPSTRELARLSAEVTHNHPEGIKGAMATTDAIFLCRYYFGGYCGDYEQPINSNPTECKRRIKEYIEKEYGYNLSQSLDDIRPTYRFNETCQDTVPQAIVAFLESTDFEDAIRNAISLGGDSDTLAAITGSIAEAAYGIPEWIKDKALSYLDEPLKEVLRRWEKEVSIS